The Terriglobus roseus region CGCGGAGCCGATGAGCGAACAACTCATCGACTCCAACGCACTTTCGGTTACTGCTTCTTAAACACCAGCTTCTCGGTCACATGTTGGCCGGTCTCCAATGTAGCCGTGGTGGACAGCGTCATCTGCTGTCCATCACTGGAGACCTGCCACTTGTCCTTTTGCGTCACCTGGTTGTCACGGCGATACGTGGCATCCACAGTGTGCGGATCGGCCAGAGAAAGCGCGACAGTATCGTTGCGCGAGTTCTTCACATCGTAGGACTTTCCATCAAAACGCGCGGTGTAACTGTATTCCCCAAGAAAACGGACCCCACCGCTGCCATCCGACTCAATCTTGAGCACGGAAGCCTGCTTCATCCGTGTCTTGCTCTGGTCCTGCGTCCACTCACCTGCGAATGGGTCTTTCGGATTCTTTGCGCCACCGGTGCGTGTCCACACAGTGATCTGCGGTGCTTTGCCAGGAGCCGTTGTGGTGCTCGTTAACTCGTTGCCGTCATTCGAGAGCTTCTCGTGCACCGTAGCCACCAGCGCCCCGTCTTTCTTCTCCAGAACATCCGCACTCTTCCGGCCGCCACGATGCAATTCGATCTGGTTAAAGCCCAGGTTACCGGGCGCAGCAGCCTGATGTCCGTTGGTGTTCGCTGTGAAGTCGAGGTGGGCTTCTCCTGACATCACCACGTGCATTCCGTTCGGCACAGGTGTAATGGAGAGCTTATTCGCTGGATCAATGCTGGACTGTGCGGACACGAGAGTCCACGAGCCAATGCGAGGATCGGTGCTTCCCGGCTGGAAAGCGGCGAACAGGGCGAGAAGTGCAATAGTACGAATGGTGCCTCCTGCGTCGAAGGGGTAAATGTGCAGCCAACGCTGCCAAACCTCCGCGAGAGTATACCGCGGTAAGATGCGCACGCTGGGGTTCATGTTGGAACACCGCTCAATCTCTCGTTATTTTTTGCCCCGAAGGCGTTTTATTAAAAGAAGTCGGCGTCTATGACATGATGGGTTCCATGCATATGCGTCGGTTTTGGGTGGCTGGGATCGTCCTGGCAGCAGCTCTTGTATTGCTCCCATTCTCCTTCCACGCAGAACGCTCGCTTGAGACGGCAACCCGTGTGGAAGGCAGCCAGGCTGATACCGTTCGCAATGAGTTGGCAGACCGCTTCCATTCGCCGTTCGTCGATCAGGTGGTGCTGGTAGTGCAGGGACTTCCCTCCGCGGACTCGGCCGAGGGCGCACAGACATTAGAACCAATCGTGACCGGATTGAAAGCGCAACCTGGTGTCTCCGGTGTTGTCTCCTACCTCGACTTGCACGACCCTGTCTTTCTCGGTCGAGGCGGCGGAACCTACGTTCTGATCGGTCTATCGTCAGCCGATGGACCAGTCGAGTCGCTGGTACCCGGTCTGCATCAACTGGCGTCTTCCCTTCAAGACAAGCTCAAAGCACATTACCCCGCAATCAAGCTCCAGCTTTCCGGCGAGATTCCGCTGAACTTCGACATCCGGAAGGCCAGCGCGGACGATGTACGCCGCGGCGAAAGCCTCGTGATTCCCGCGACTCTTGCGTTGCTACTGGTGGCCTTCGGCAGCCTTGTCGCTGCGCTGATTCCTCTGGCGATTGGTGAACTGGCCATTGCCACCACGCTTGCGATTACAGGCTTCCTGGCGCATCGCTGGCACCTGTCGATTCTCGTACAGAACCTTGCCACTATGTTGGGCCTTGGGCTTGGCATCGATTACGGTCTGCTGATGGTCAGCCGCTTCCGTGAAGCAATCTCATCCGGATTGAATGGCTCTGAAGCCGCAAATGTCGCAGCCCGTCAAGCTGGTAAAACGCTGATCATTTCCGCATCGACGGTGGGTATCGGTTTTCTTGCGCTACTGACTGTTCCTATCAGCGAAATCCGTTCCATTGGCATTGCAGGATGTGTGGTCGCAAGCTTGAGTGTTCTGTTGACGAATACGCTTGTCCCGGCACTGCTATCGCTGCTTGGCCCACGCATCGATCTTGGCAAGATGCCGTTCACGCCGAAGCTGGACTCCCATCGTGCGGAATGCATCGGTGTTCGCTGGCGGCTATGGGGACAAGTCATCGTGGCGCACCCCTGGATCGCTCTCGTGCTGGCTGGCATCCCATTGCTGCTACTTGCGATGCAGGTCCGGCATCTGGACACCAGTGTTCCTGAGGGCGACTGGCTGCCGCAGTCCGCGGAATCAGTACAAGCATTGCATGCGCTTGAACACATGGACCGCGGCGGTATTGTGGAATCCTTGCGCATCATCGTCGAGTTTCCAAAGGATTCTATCGCCCAAAGCGATACGGCATGGAATGCGCTGGACAACATGACTAAGCGCCTCGAAAAAGATCAACGCGCCGATCGCGTCATCTCGCTCACAACCATCGCGGAGAGCAACCGTGCTTCTTTACCGGAATTGTCGCGCGAGACACGTAGAACACTTCTGAGCAGCGATGGGCATGCTGCCCTGATCCAGGTGTTGCCAAAAGGTGCGGTGACATTGCGTGAACAGGTCGATTGGGTTCGTGAACTTCGCAAAACCGGCGCACCTGCTCTAACAGGCGTCCCAGGAACCACCATGCTCGTGGGTGGCATCCCCGCCCTTAATGCTGACTATGAAACGATCATCCGTGACCGTTTCCCATCCGTAATGGCGTTAGTGGTGGGCGGAACGTTTCTCGCACTTCTGTGCGGATTCCGATCCATATTCGTTGCGGTAAAGGCGATTGCCTTAAACCTTGTCTCAGTTGCCGCTGCCTTCGGAGCGCTCATCATCGTTTTCCAACACGGCTACGGCAGCCGATTCCTGGGCGTCCCCGGCGGTACAGGCAGTATCTTCCCGCTGGTGCCCATCGTGACCTTTGCAATTGTCTTCGGACTAAGCATGGACTATGAGGTCTTTCTTGTTGCGCGGGTGCTGGAAGCAAGACGAAGCGGTCTCAATGAAGTGGAAGCGATCCCAGAGGGAATGGCCCGGACCGCTGGGCTGATTACTAGCGCCGCTGCCATCATGATCGTCGTCTTTGCTGCGTTTACCTTCGGCGGATTCCTCGTCGTCAAGATGATCGGATTCACCCTGGCTGTCGCAGTGTTGATCGACGCAACCATTGTTCGAATCGTGGTCGGTCCAGCGCTCCTTCGCCTAGCCGGAGACTGGAACTGGTGGCCCGGAGGACTTGCAACCAAGCCAATAGACTCTCATCTCCTCGATAAATCCTGAAAACCAAACCAATGTTGGGATAAGACGGGTGTCCAAACCGACGCCCAAACAGCTCGATTGCAAAGGTACTGACAGAACGACCAGCAGGAGGGATTCGACGCCGCATCCAGTGCGATGGTGATGCTGGCCAGCACCTATCGGAACGCTCAGACGGTAAAACGACATTCCGGGCATACTCCTGTTGATTCTTCATCCCATGTGAGTGCGTCAGGTGTCAGAGAGCGATTTTCGGTTTCATCTAGCGCGTTTGATGATTGCCCCAACAAAATGACTTGGGATGAATTCTCTGTTTTGATCGTTCTCAACAGCGTTTGTTGTGGCTTGATCATGATCCATGAAATACAGATTCAGGGAAGGACCAGAATCCTTAAAATCAGAGGGCTTTGAATCGTAAACCCAGTGTTTGCGGCAGGCTGTGCAGTGACTTGCGCTGAGGCCCCCTGTGACAAAAAATTCATGAAGACTTTGGCAGCCTGCTCAATCGACGGACTGTTGACTGGTAGATCGGACATGTCCGTCTATGCACCCATCCACTTGTAGTTATCCCACTTGTTATTGGTTATTGTGCTGCTCGCAACATACTTTCCGGTCAGGTAGCCGACGTGCGTGAAATCAGTCTAGAACCAGTTGTGGAGATCCCGTGTCATGATGTGCAATGCAGCCAAAGCATAAACTTCTGGGACGCCAGAATTTGTGAAGACGCTCCTTCGAGCTGTAGCGTAGTTCGATCCCCGCGGGCCAGCGGGTGGCGCTATGAACGCTTGCTCGTGCGCAGGCTTTGCCAGCTACCATCGGCTGTCCAACCACCATCAATTGCCACGGCCTGACCGTTGATGAAGCCGCTTTGTACTGGATCAGCGAGGAAAAGGATCGCACGAGCGATGTCGTCAGAACTGGCGAAACGCCCCATAGGAACACGATCAGTAATGTCATCGTCGGTGTAGCCAGCGCTCGCCTGATCGGCGAGATCCATCTCTGTTTTCACCCAGCCCGGACACACAGCGTTGACTCGAACCCCACGGCCTCCCCACTCTCCGGCAAGAGTACGAGTCAGTCCGATCAAACCATGTTTCGAAGCGTTATAGGCGGTGCGATCACTCACACCTACCAGACCGGCGATGGAGGCAACATTCACAATACTGCCCTCACGCTGCGCGAGCATGATGGAGCCGAATGTACGCGAAAGAACAAACGGTGCAACAAGATTTATCTCAAGCACGCGTCGAAATGCGGAAGCTTCAATCGTCTCA contains the following coding sequences:
- a CDS encoding MMPL family transporter — its product is MRRFWVAGIVLAAALVLLPFSFHAERSLETATRVEGSQADTVRNELADRFHSPFVDQVVLVVQGLPSADSAEGAQTLEPIVTGLKAQPGVSGVVSYLDLHDPVFLGRGGGTYVLIGLSSADGPVESLVPGLHQLASSLQDKLKAHYPAIKLQLSGEIPLNFDIRKASADDVRRGESLVIPATLALLLVAFGSLVAALIPLAIGELAIATTLAITGFLAHRWHLSILVQNLATMLGLGLGIDYGLLMVSRFREAISSGLNGSEAANVAARQAGKTLIISASTVGIGFLALLTVPISEIRSIGIAGCVVASLSVLLTNTLVPALLSLLGPRIDLGKMPFTPKLDSHRAECIGVRWRLWGQVIVAHPWIALVLAGIPLLLLAMQVRHLDTSVPEGDWLPQSAESVQALHALEHMDRGGIVESLRIIVEFPKDSIAQSDTAWNALDNMTKRLEKDQRADRVISLTTIAESNRASLPELSRETRRTLLSSDGHAALIQVLPKGAVTLREQVDWVRELRKTGAPALTGVPGTTMLVGGIPALNADYETIIRDRFPSVMALVVGGTFLALLCGFRSIFVAVKAIALNLVSVAAAFGALIIVFQHGYGSRFLGVPGGTGSIFPLVPIVTFAIVFGLSMDYEVFLVARVLEARRSGLNEVEAIPEGMARTAGLITSAAAIMIVVFAAFTFGGFLVVKMIGFTLAVAVLIDATIVRIVVGPALLRLAGDWNWWPGGLATKPIDSHLLDKS
- a CDS encoding SDR family NAD(P)-dependent oxidoreductase; this translates as MRVAIVTGAAQGIGRRTSEVLAQAGYALLLLDLQPCENLLALRAAGCDVEALSGDIADETFIALAMTVVMKRWGRVDVLVNNAGISFIAPAETIEASAFRRVLEINLVAPFVLSRTFGSIMLAQREGSIVNVASIAGLVGVSDRTAYNASKHGLIGLTRTLAGEWGGRGVRVNAVCPGWVKTEMDLADQASAGYTDDDITDRVPMGRFASSDDIARAILFLADPVQSGFINGQAVAIDGGWTADGSWQSLRTSKRS